The Brumimicrobium sp. genomic interval CAAGACTATTTCCAAGATTCATCATAAGATTCGTGTACTCTTTACTATCACTTTCACAGCCATCTCCTGCTAATTCTAATCCAAAACTATTGTTCGAAAGTTGATTCTTAACAATATATCCTTTCTTTGCCATCAATAAGGTAACGAAAACAACACCTTTTGTTTCATTGGCTTTGAACCCAAAATCTCCCACATTAAATTCTGGTTCTACCAAACTAGCATAGTGTGGGATAGAATTATACCAGCCATTATATATAGAATTTACTATTTGTTCTAAATCTTTCTTTTTTAATGGGAATTTGTAAGAGGCAGTTTGAAATAAATTTTCTCCAACAGCTTGGTAACCTCTACCACCAAAAGCTTGAATTCTTTTTTCTGGAGTGGCAAACTTTCCAGATTTTTCTTCACTGCTTAAAATAAAGTTCTGTGCCATGTATTTACTGTGGTATTCAGCAGCTCTCCTTAATGTATCATTAAAATAGAGTGGACTTAATCCTTTGCTAACTCTTAGATTATTTATTTTAGCAGAAAGTTCTTTAATCAGATATTTCTTATCTTTAGAAGATACTTGTGAAAAGCCTATTACAGGCAAAATCACCAATAGGAGAACTAAGATTCTATTCTTCATAGAGGAAGTCAGTTATGTATTTAATTTGTTGTTTTTCATATATAATGATAAACAAATTTAAAATTAATTTAGAGAAAATAGGAGTGGAGGCGTAAATAGATATCAACCTTTATTCTTGTTTTGAAGAAAACGTACACATGTAATAATCTGTCGTACATTTATAAAGAACGTATAAATATCCAAGGAGTAGAGTAGACTATAATATTCTTTTCAATATTTCTGAAATTTCTTCTGCATGGGTTAAAACCATCATGTGACCACCTCCTTGAATGGTGTATGTGTATTTTTGAGATCGATAAGGGAAAATCTTATCTTGGGTTCCGTGGATGGTAATAACGTTTTCTTTTATTGTTTCATTTTTCCATTTAGAGATAGCACCAAACGCCCATCTTAGGAATGTTTTATCTGTAGCTCGAAGAATCTGATATAAAATCTCTTTGGATTTTTTGGAAGTCGCCCCAAACATATAATTCGTAAATGGATTGTGACTCGCTACGGGAGCTAAAGGTAAAATTTTACTGAGTCCTAGTTTTCCGATTACTTTCTGGAAAGTGGGAATCTCTTGTTTGGTTTGAATGGAAGAAATTTGAATAACTTTTTCTACTTCCCTGATTTTTGCAATCTCAAGTGCTATCATACCGCCAAAAGAAAGTCCAATAAGAATAGGTTTTTCAGAAGATGGGATTTTATCTATGGCTAATCTACGCGCATAAGACGCAAGTGATTCATTTGAAAAAGGAGGTATCCAATCTATAAAATGCGGGGTGATTTCCCCAAAATCTAACAACTGGAACGCTGTTTCATCTGCTCCAATACCGCTAATAATGTATATAGGATAGTTCATGGAGTAGAGATATTCATTAAAGAGGATAGAAATAGTTGAAATATAACTTTCGATAGTTTTTTTCTTCTTCCGGAGATAAAATTATTTGTTGCCAGCTCAGGGGACGTTTTTTAATTTCCCAACGAAAATACTCTACACGTTCTTCCGTTTTTTCGATTTGGTCCATAGGATAAATCTTCCCGTCAGGGTGATCATGATAGGTTGCTGTTTCAATGTCACCCTCTTTAAAACGCAGTGTAACATTGGATGCATAAATACGATTCATGCCTTTTCGTAATACAACAATCGTAGAATCATTTTCATCTTCTTGCTCAAGAAAATAAACTGTTTTAGCATTTGACTCAATATCTACTTTGCGGATTTCTGTAGAATCAAAATATGCATTCATAAAAGTTCCTGCAACTTGGTTGTAATAATTAGTAGAATCTACATGTGTGACGACTAAACCTTGTTTGCGTATATATGCCTGTTTGATGCGGTCATTTTCCTCAAAAATAGTAATAGAATCTCCTGTTAATTGTGCTTCTCGTGCCCATAGAATAGGTTCTTTATACATATTCATTTCGCCAATTTTTCGGTTGTAGGTAAGTGAATCGCAAACCCCTTGCATATCACCACGGAATAATTTCACATTGTTATAAGCCAACATTAATGTAGGTTCATTTAATGAATCGGTATAATTATGTAGCGTATCTGCATGTATGTAGAGTGTGTCTTTTTCATCAAAACGTTTAGCAAGCGCATGTCCCGTAATAAAAGCATATTTGGTTTTCCCATTATTTACTGCATAATCTCCCTGAAAACCGATGTTGTGAGAGGTATCTATAATCGAAACACGTTTTCTTCCAATGTATAGACTATCAATAGAGGAATAATATAAGCTATCGGCCTTGATAAATATATTCGGCTGATCTATATAGGCATTGTTCTCTAAAACCCCTATATCCTTATTGATATCATACCATCCTTTTTCACAATACATTTTAATACTATCACCTGTGATATAAGTAGGGCCAAAAAAATGAGCAATTTTATTTTTCCCATTAAACTGAAGAGTGTCAGTTGTTATAGTATAATCATCGTTCTTATAAATGACATCTTTTCGAAAGTTGAATTGTTCTTTTTTAGGGTAGAAATAGCCAACTATACTACTCAATTCATCATTAGAGGTGATACTGGAGATAACACCTTTGTTTTTATATATTCCAATACTTCGTTTTAAATCATAATCTAATGAGTCAGTTGTTAGTTTATACTCATTATTTCGAATCCTTACATTTCCAAACAACTTAGCATATTCCTTTTTTGTATCAAAATGAATGGAATCGCAAAACATATTGAGCGTATCTTGTTGATTAAGATGTATTTTACCAAAAGCTCGAATTTTATCGTTGACTAAATTGTAATATGCCGAATCACAATAAAGTTTTGAAGTTCCTTTTTTAAAAACAACGTTTCCTTTTATGATATAATCACCTGATTTCCCGTCTAATCTTATTTCATCAGACCCTTCCAAAAGCTCAATATATTCCTGACTCCATAATATAGGAGAAAAGAAAAAAAATGCGCCTCCAAGTAAAAGCGCAATTTTCAATATGTTGAACTTATTTTTCAATAACTATTTGTTTTCTAGCGTTTGTAAACGATCAGGTCCAACAGAAATTGTTTTAATTGGAATTTCTAGTAGTTTTTCTAAATAGTTCACATAATCTTTCAATGCCTGAGGAGCGTCTTTGAAAGAAGTCAATTTAGTGATGTCTGTTTTCCATCCCTTTAATGTTTCATATACAGGTTCTACTTTTAAATCTGATAAATCGAATGGAAGATAATCCACTTTTTTACCATCTATCAGATAGTGTGTACAGACTTTGATTTCATCAAAATCATCTAACACATCAGCCTTCATCATAGATAGTTCAGTTGCACCGTCAATCATGATGGCGTATTTTAAAGCTGGAAGGTCAATCCAACCACATCTTCTAGGTCTGCCAGTAGTTGCTCCAAATTCCCAACCTGCTTTTTGAATTTTGGCACCCACTTCATCATTTAACTCTGTAGGGAAGGGACCGGAGCCAACACGCGTGCAATATGCTTTAAAAATCCCTACAACATTACCTATTTTGTGTGGACTTACACCTAAACCAGTACAAGCGCCAGCTGTAATTGTATTTGAAGAGGTAACAAAAGGATAACTACCAAAATCAATATCGAGTAAAGTCCCTTGGGCGCCTTCTGCCAAAACTGTTTTCCCAGCCTTTAATGCATCGTTGATAAATTGCTCACTATCAATAACTGTAAGAGTTCTTAATAGCTCGATTCCT includes:
- a CDS encoding alpha/beta hydrolase translates to MNYPIYIISGIGADETAFQLLDFGEITPHFIDWIPPFSNESLASYARRLAIDKIPSSEKPILIGLSFGGMIALEIAKIREVEKVIQISSIQTKQEIPTFQKVIGKLGLSKILPLAPVASHNPFTNYMFGATSKKSKEILYQILRATDKTFLRWAFGAISKWKNETIKENVITIHGTQDKIFPYRSQKYTYTIQGGGHMMVLTHAEEISEILKRIL
- a CDS encoding adenylosuccinate synthase, giving the protein MSKVDVILGMQWGDEGKGKIVDVLTPKYDIIARFQGGPNAGHTLEFDGIKHVLHTIPSGIFRKNILNIIGNGVVIDPVIFKNEIDKLAPYNLPIKETLYISKKAHLILPSHRLLDQASEQAKGVAKIGSTLKGIGPTYMDKTGRNGLRVGDIFTDNFREKYNTLVDKHKNILNNYPGFSYNVEELETPFFEGIELLRTLTVIDSEQFINDALKAGKTVLAEGAQGTLLDIDFGSYPFVTSSNTITAGACTGLGVSPHKIGNVVGIFKAYCTRVGSGPFPTELNDEVGAKIQKAGWEFGATTGRPRRCGWIDLPALKYAIMIDGATELSMMKADVLDDFDEIKVCTHYLIDGKKVDYLPFDLSDLKVEPVYETLKGWKTDITKLTSFKDAPQALKDYVNYLEKLLEIPIKTISVGPDRLQTLENK